ataaaGAGGTATTGCTTAGGTGTCATGTTAATGAATCGTGTTAATCTGTACTCTGTACAATCACTGTGTAAACTGGTTTGATTTCTTCTAACCTGTATCTTTTAAGGTATGATATGATCATTGTAtcctttttgcatttttttgtatcaCAAACCAGGCCACATGATGAGAAtaacctttgtttttttatatgtgtttcTGCCAACACATACACAGCTGAAAATGCCAACTACTGTTTTATAGATGCTACAACACACTCAGCTGTGTACACATCAGTGTAAATGCATGAAGTATGCAAACCCCAAGTGTAGTAACATAGTTTGTGATTGCATATAACCAACAAATGGACCATCTAGTCTTCCActatagaaaaataattgaCTTATTTGTTCATTAATGCATCTGTATGTACTCCCCGAATATTATattctaacatatatatatatatatatatataatatttttttctgttgcacACTGCATATTGTAAAGTTGGAGGTGGGGTACTCTGTTCATGTCATATTTTAACTgtagaaaaggaagaaagagaaagTTCGCAAGGTGGTGACAGAGTTCATGGAGGAGGAGGGTACATTCCTCCTGTGTGTTGGTGGGTGTATAGAAGGTATATGTGAGCACACAGTGGTACAGTCAGTAAATAGAGAAAAGGTGGTCCAACTCACAACAAGGCATGTTTATACGAATACAAAGCCAGCAGCGTAATGTGCATAGGTTACAGATACAttcaaatgatttatttaattattggagtaaaacatgaaaatttGTTGGGGTTCCCAAAATGAATGCTCCTGGGATTAAAAGGGTAACATTCTCATCtgagataaaaacaaaaccaaaacgcAATCTAGAACaatatatgaattattttatcACTTATCCCTTGTTGCTTTTACGTTTATACTGAGTTATACTGTCTGCCCATGAAAATGCAACCCTTGTGCATAGAGATTTGTTACTAAAATGCAGAGACATATATGCTTGCAGTTAGAAAAGCAGGGGCCACAAACCAAGCCAGAGCTTAACAGGGCTAAAAGAGACCCTACATCCAGCTCATTGATCTTCATGTCATCTGAGCTGTGGATTAGCAGTTTGAGTTGATTACTCCACTTGTTTGTTTcatattcattctttccttAGTAGATCACTAAAATTGGATCTACAGTATGTGGTCTGTCTCTCTCTACATTGCATGATCCTTGAAACCTATGTTCCAGTCAGCTAAGAGTTCTTCCTGCTTCAAGAAATCTCAGGACCTGTTATAATGCAGTATAACTTAAAGAAAACGGGATATTCACCGCGAGACAGAATTAGGAATCAGTTTTGATGTGGAGATATAGGGAGATGTAATGATGAATCTGGATGAATTATCTAGGTGAGTCTATTATGTAGAAACAGGGACGTTTCACGCTGGACTACTCGTTAAGACTCATTGGGACAGTCCagccataatatgcactttaattagTTATATTTTCTTCCTCTAGAAAGCTTATGAAGGCATTCAGCAGAATTCCCCTGTGCATGGACCTCTTTCTTTAACACCAGGGCATGCTGGCCCAGGGGACAATTGTCCCCAGGATTGGTCAAAACATCTTCACAAAGGAACTGGCCCGATCCAGGGACCAGCCTTTTGTGAACCGGTCCGGGGAGGCAGGAACACAGCGGGTCACCTAATGTGCAGGAGATacaagagatgtgtttggccactGTGCCGTCACCCTAAACTCACCAGCTAACACGACCCCCAACTGACTAGGTAATTTAAACCAGCTATGTACCTAGCACATTTGACATCCGAGGCATTTTTTAACACCCTTTTAGGCGTCTTATACCCTGACGTGTTTCGCTCACTAGGCCGCTTCCTCAGAGGTGGAATAGATGAATAAACACAGTTGAAACTGATGTTTTCTGTACCAGTTACGTAGGCTACAGAAATGTTCTCCTCGTTTCTATTCTCTCTTGGTGGTACGGCGTGGTTTGTGCTATCAGGATGTTTATACTGTGTACTACACAGATATTAAGCGGTCTTTTGAGGTTTCAACACATGCCACATTTTTGTGATGCTTTTTTCACAGTACTATGTGGCCACGAAGAGAAAATTGCTGTAACTTAGATACCACACTTGACTTGGAACATCATAAtgaatgtttctttattttaaactttttatgaTGTAGAAATGCTCCATGAAGTTTGTATGTTATCATGTATACCATAATAAACTTTTATTCAGTTTTATGAGGTTAGCTGCCTCGTCAGGATCCATGATACACACATCTGTAGATAAATTACCCTCATTCAATGTAAAACCCTTGGTCTGAAACAACTGTGGGTAACCCTTGAAAGTTCAGTTTTTTTGCCTATAACATGTATGTAACTTCTATTGAGCCTCCAGGTACCATGACTACCTGGACTTAACATCAACAACCTGCGCAACAAAGTAACACTTAACAAAACCTAACTCAAGGTCAAATAACGGGCCAAATGGTCAGGCAGGTGGAGATTAAACAAGGTCAAACTGGAAAGCTGATGTCAACAgacaatcataataataattcgcAGACTTGTGCATCCGggaaaacatgaaaacgaacccGAAAAACAAATCTCTTACTCTCTAACCCGACACTTGTTTCGCCGAGATGCACGTGCAAACACCGAAAACAGCTTTTACAGCTTTGTATAAAGGGGTACTTcggttatttataaattaatcaaactaagtatttctttttatttgtggcTAACCCaggttaaaaaacaacaaaagtgaAAACTCACGTGTTATCaactcataaatattttttgttgcattgtAGACCATAAAGAAGTGTTTAggttctttaatctctccaagAAAACATAAAAGGCAATGTATGTATAGTATTAATGTACCTGAGAATATTCCCTAGCAAaaattctgtctttttttattttacaaacattttatttttggaactgGTTAGGGAATTTGTAAACAATACTAGAGGACAACTGTAAAACTACCAAAAACTAACCagcattaattatattaaaacacttGTATCTGTGAAAACAGTAAGAAAAATGATTAGAATActagttttttgggttttttttggagcCCGGGGTGCGTGCTCCTGGGTGCTGCAACTGTGCCAtgggcagcagaagccagaatACGATACTGAGTTCCCTCACGGGGAACCCagacaaatcccccccccattggAGGGTCGGATCTCGAGTCTCACCCCAAAGGGTGAGACTCCTTTGCTGTCCTTTTTTGAAGAGAAGAAGGGGCCAGAAGGCtcccaatcctcctccagcaaagtccaggcttcactgcctttaaaaagaaaacagtgtccaaaaacaaaGGTGACCAAATCGTGTGCCAAATCGTGATGAGGGCCTCACCgtgaattaaaaaaactgtGAAATCAAATAAAGGGGAAATTAATTGGCACTCGTGAAAAACGAagtgatatataaattattacaatACTAGTATCTCACCTGATGCAGTGCAGTGAAATTGACACTATGTGGCATACCACTCATGGTGACCAGCTCTTCTTCTGAACGCTTCCTTCTGAGTTGCTATGATGATGGCTGTATATCAGACATACAGCTGGCCAAACCCTTGCTTTGCGTGTCGTAGTATATTCACAAGACTAACAGGTGCTTGACAGCGATGTGGGTTTAGACATTGAGAACTACTCCATTACATAGATCAATGCACTGTGAATAGATTGGCAGTAATCCAGGCAGTGAAGCAGTTCTCAGTTACTATAAACCCCCATCATAAGGAGGAGAAATTTGACTGGGTtcacaatataacaaaataccTCTCAGCTTTCTCCGTACTAAGTTTCTCCTCACCCCATTTCCTCTACATTGTGCGCAGAGCATTCATTTCCTTGAATATAcggtatgtattgtaagaagagatgcataaattgttggcactatattaGGTCTGGATTAAGAGCATGGgtctggtgctgaggattttggtggcgtttttatggaaataagtaaagtggacagaatcttaactcctcggcatccatgtgtactggataaagatgacatcagtgctaggcagataatataggatggaatcttatgtgatgggtgTCGGAAAAGTCTGCATGCTACCTCCACAATGGGATCATCATACatgggacgcctgaagccacaatttttaataaaatatgcagcttgaaataagataaaataacacaaaacctttacttttcctctcactgatttctgggcctagaaagttttgtcctctgaagtgactacaaattcaagaGCGTGTTTtgtctctggataagtaaaaatgaaatagttaaatttattcctacagaaagtaaagtgccaggaaacagatgaccaaacacactccaggacaggcgttgccacaccgacacccagacacacacacctggacaggctctgccacaccaccatccaaacacacaccaggacaggctctgacacaccaccacccaaacacacacaccaggacaggctctgacacacgcATCTGGACTGCTAAGCTAacaatagatatatttttttttccacactgctttatgtcttttgtgttttgccccttgtgtatcacCTCCAGCCTGGCTCTCCCTTtcatattgatttatgtgatggccccagctgtcccccttgtgtattgacgCCACAAGCCCCATGTGTATTTTGCATGCCAGCCagcccccattgtgtatttatggcccagccagccctacattgtgtatttatgctacccacccagcccccccccttgagccctggcacccagattgcatccacaggacctacCTAGCATCCAGATTGGAAGCAttggacttgccatctttgccccgaAACAGACTCCCTATGGCATCTTtaaccccaaaacagcctgcctttgGCATCTCTACACCCAAACAGCCATGtccaccacttacacatccatgctatcacacacatattaattcactcattcacaaatattagttcactcattcatataactattcagataatcattcactctttcacagATGCTAATTAATTCcttcattcagatactcatttacctgtagtcattcacaaatattaattcactccTTCGCAGATACTAATTCATTCcgtcattcagatactcattcattcactcattcattcactcagtctcacatactcattcatacagcttccccacccccttacccgAACTGCAGATGTCTCTGTGCTGCTTGCAGACGTCCGCAGGGACCTACTGCTTCCTTCTGTGTTGAACTCGCGTTAAAGatggtcctgactgggcctattttcaaAGTTTGGgctgcataatataatgtagcATCAATTTGATAACCTCTTATATCCAGACATTGGTTTGTTAACATCTGAAGTATGGTTAGAGAAAAAAGCGTAGGTTCAGAAGGTTGGGTGAGTGGAACCTCAAGAAATAAACAGGGAGTGTGAATGTCTTAGATACTGAATGCAGCATTATGCTGTGACTATGACCTATGAAGCAGAAGGTAGAAATGTTCCTTAACAACATAAGTATATCATGTGGCCTGTACATTCAGATATTTTTGAATCTATTGTATTTGTTGATGTAAATCTATTTCCAAAACTCTGAAACAGACTCTCTGAGcaacagcagcactactctGTGGATAAGCTTTATGACTTGGGGACATAAGCAACCTCATGGTTTTAGTACACccccaaaaacatttctttcagGCAAAAAGCAACAACATCCTTCACATCTTCCAGAGCATGTTTTGAACCAAAAAAAAGGATTGGCAAGCCCTTAACCACATTCTCACTTCATCCTGCTTTCTGTTACTGTCCCAGGTGGTGGTTACACACATTTCACATCTGCCACCAGTGTAACTGGAACCAGGAGTGTACTGGGACGTCCCTGGCTGTCACTGCCACCTTATTTGTAGTATGAGCTAGATAGAGGTGGGTAGCCGCTCCAGTTCGCAGAGTAAATGTGCTTCTACAGGACAACGAGAATAGTGTCCACTATTTCACTGGAAAAATGTGTATGTGGTCACATAGGCACTGGAGAGACTCACAGGAGTCGGGACATAACTGGCCACGGGCTACAATAATATAACAGTGAtaagatttatatataaacaggaaCATTGCGTTCACCTGACTGACTTATAGTCAGCACTGAAAAACAGCTGATTTtaacagctgattttttttttcaataagctTGCTTTAGATGCAGACCCAGAGGACTGTTGAAAGACAGTTGTTGAGAAGATTGAACTGATTTAATTTACAACAGGAAGAATAAAGCAGTCAATATTAAAGGTAAGAAACTATACAACTATAGGCAACAATGAAAGACATGCACCAATTGTGCAgaactacagaatatgatggtgctatatataacaataaataataataataataataacaactgtAGTTAACAAAGTAATTTTGGGTAAGTGTAAACTCTGCCCCCTGCTGGTAAATGGTTGGAAACACATGGTCCATCCATTCACCAATGAATTAACTGACAGCATTAcattacacttatttatatagcaccagcagattccatagcgctgttaccaCAGAGTCcataaaatgaagtaaaatcacaaacaataacaaactgttacaaaaggaaaagaggaccctgctcttgtgagcttacaaactAGCCGGTGATTGAGGAGGAAGTAAAACAataggagagaaaaaagaaaagtaacaaTGGAAATCATATCCTTTTTaaattgtctaaaaaaaattaaagtcccAGCAAGCCCTTTACAAATAGCGGTAATAATactaaattttgtttttaaagaataagAAGTTGGCAAATTAGATAGTAAGATTAGCCTCCAAAATGTGTGGTAAACCATAAAGGTACATTCTAAGACACGGACATGCTtggcaattaaattaaataagtcaTTATAATGTATCCTATTATAAAAATAGTAGTGAGGAGTAGTGAAAAGACTTACAGAACCCAGAGATTTAAGAAGGTGGGAGAGCCCCAGAGTTGTGGAGGTTATTGCATATGtggtactatatacatatatctatctatatctctctatatagatctatatctatctatttatagatctatatatatctatctatatatatctatatatagatatatatatatatctatatatagatatatataaaactatatagtaCAAAACGAAATATGAAATAGGTTACCCGCGGATAGCTGGTGACATTGGACGTCTTTTATCGTTTACTAATTtaggcaagtttttttttagcctAGATCTATTAATACATCGCACATGACTTTGATAAGAATAGACAGGTGTCCAGGAGCTGCGCTTGCGTGTTCAGTGAATGCTTCCGATTGGCTgcctccttttttcccccctgatgACGTATATTACTTAAGGTATAAATGAAAGCCCTTAGCTATTACGTTTATCAATGAAATAGTAGTATACCGGGAACAAAGGTCGGTGGTAACCATGCGGCGAATAATCATTGGAATTGGCGGGTGAGTATAATTATGGCATTTAATGAACTTTCTTTCGCGTGCTTTGAAACGGGCTGCTGTTCTCTCTAGCTAAAGTCTATTCATtctggttaaataaaataatcgtAAGGTTTATAATTTTGCAGCGAAAATATTGTAGTTATGGCAAGCGCAATCTAAAGTCTTGTTTGTATATTGAAGAAGCTGTCCCCCTTTTTACTTGCAATGGGATACAATTCGACGATAACCTTTAATCATGTATAGCGTTAAGATACTGGcgtaaaactaaaatatattgcAGCTGGCACGTTACCTTTTAAAGTAATACATTGCTAACGGGGTTATATATCCTCAGAATCACTCTTGTTGTACAGCTATCTCTATATGTCGCATGCGGATACATCTATAATCTGCAACTAGAGGTAATTTACTTGCCTGGTGCTGTCATAGGTTGGGGTCTGCCGAGTGGAAAAAAGGCGGGAGCTTGTAAACCAATCCCAGGTCAGGGCGCGAAAACCAAAAggcgcgtttttttttttgtttgttttctcacGAGCGATAAACTTTCTTGATCGTCTttatgtaaagtattttttcttcGGAATGTAACCATGCTTGCCATTTTTTACCTAGCGAGCTATTTAGAATTCAGTGTCCTATGCTCTGGCAACGTGCTACTTATCGATTAACTGTTTAGAAATCATAATTTCACTTATCTCTTTAAGAAGTGTGGTATTAAACTGTTCAAAGGTTTGATTTCTTATTCTCAATGAATGGTAGTGGATAAGAAAATACACGCTGGGGTTGCCAAACTCTTCTATATGCTTTACTGGGTATGAGATGATTAAATGTGCCAGTTAGTACTTCCCAATAATGAGTGTACCTAATTAACAATGTAACTCGAGACCTATCATCCTGTACAACACTTTACTGCAGCTTTAAGGATATATTTTCCGAAACAAAAACTGGCTATGGCTCTGTTCATGTACTCTTAAGTCAGAGATATAGAGATGGATAGAGATGGATAGAGATGGATAGAGATGGATAGAGATGGATAGAGATggatagagagagatagagatagagatagatatatatcacacTGCATCTAGGAGCTAAGTCTCTTTATCCAGAAGAATAGGCAAATAAGCACACATTCTCCTCAAAtgctgtttaaatatatttttgtttttacttcagGGTTACAAATGGTGGGAAGACTACACTGACAAAAAGGTTAATTAACACTCTCCCCAATTGCTGTGTCGTCCACCAAGATGACTTTTTCAAGGTATGCTTATACATATGTAGGATTAATGTTTTAACTTGAATGTGAACCACTCAAGGCACTTGTTAGGTATGCTAATGtgagtttttgttttatgtactgGCCGTCTTGGGTTCGtctcactgtttttttttgtttgtttatcacTTTTTGAGATTTATAAATACCAGTTGTGGTTCTTGGTTTCATTATGTAACCAAAACCTTGAGCAGCTTTGATTTTCAAAACTCACTCTGATCCATAGATAGTAACATTTATGGATGTGTTAAGCCCAAACTGTACAGCTGTTAAGAACAGTTTGTAAAACACCTGACCTGTGTTGCTTGCTCACATCCAATGTCTGTGTGCCCACGCTGCACTTGCCAATTGCAGCATTGTTTTAttgctcgctatgtttcagCCACCAGATCAAATAGAAGTTGGTGAAGATGGCTTTAAACAATGGGATGGTAAGCCGTGTTTGCTGTAGGAAAAAGTAATGTATAAGTAACTTTTCTGATCTCTATTACCTATCAAAATACAGCAATAAATTTGCTGTCATCCAGGCTTGCACCTCACCATTTTGCTTTACTTTCCAGTGATTACGTCGCTAGACATGGAAGCCATGGTGAATACAGTTAATGCATGGGCGGAAAACCCTGTAAAGTTTGCGCGATCCCACGGAGTCAAAGTTTCCAATGATCAGCAAGGAGAAGATGTGATTCATACACTGATTTTAGAGGGATTCTTGCTCTTTAATCACAAGTAATTCAATTTTACTATTTTCATCCCATAATGAATACAATTGCACTTGCATTCCTAATTAGAGCCAAATATCCAGCAGTATGCACATCCTGGAATCAAGTGCAATAAAACCTAGGTGCCATGTTGAATAGTAACTGCATTGAACCTGTCAAGACAGATACTAGGTTTTCCATTACATTGTCAAAATAGGAAAATGTTATCTAAAGTATTTATGCTAATTTCtttatatacaatttattcATACGTTAAGTTTAGACTGTCATCCATTTATGAAACCCAAATACTAGTTGTGCTTAGGCCAGCATAGCATGTCGGTCTGACTTGTATGTTACTGGAAGACTATTGTTGACTGGTAAGTGTTAGTTTGACCTTAGTTTTTGATATGCATAGTTACCCTTATGATAAAGCTTGCCTTTTATGCTCTTATAGGTTACTAGCAGACATGTGCACCAAGAGATACTACTTAACCATTCCTTATGAAGAGTGCAAGCGGAGGCGTGGGCAAGTATAAATTGTCTGTCAAGCTATTGCTGTTAGATTATTGTGATATTTCCCTCATCTAAATCTCATTCTATTATGCAGTGGCCGGAACTATACTGTGCCAGACCCTCCAGGCCTGTTTGATGGTCATGTTTGGCCAATGTATCTTAAACATAGGAGTCAAATGGAAAACAACGGTGTGAATGTAGGTAAGTAAATGGTCAGTCATTTGACAATTGACAATTGTCATGTGGCTTTAAGTAGTTGAGCAGAATGTACTTCTGCTAGCCATGTCTTATAAAATTCTACCTGTCTAAAGTAGCATCAATAAATCACTTGCATACTTGGTGAGGAAATGCTGTAATCCTGTATGCATTTTGACTGAAATGTAGTTTTGTttatgtggggttttttttttgttttttttttggaagggggGGGTTTATTGGCCGCATCTGTCAGAAAAATTACCTTGGTTTATTTCATTGCAGCCCCCGATATAAACTGTATtttaccaataaaaaaataaataaataaaaatgctaagCTAGTGTCACATACCAGCAGTGATCAGGTGCCTGCTAAAAAGGGCATTGACTGGCAGAAACATTGGAGAGTGGGATGCTTTAACCAGAAGTCCGTAATAAGCCTCAAGCAGACTTAAACGTTCTTGCGATTAAGGCTCAATTAGATATGCTAAATAACTGTTCCCTAAATGTGTTTATTCTCTGCAGTCTCTATAGATGGCCTTCTTCCAAAAGATGAAGTCTTCAATCAAGTTTACACTGATATACAGAGCaagattttaaacatttcataaaacattgtttacttttattaatacatgatgctaaaatgtatttctccGTAATACTGGAACAGCAGTACGCACATGTAGAAGAAGCAATTTGTAtataatgaattatttattactgTGCTACcatgagttatttttttttaatgtttttaatttgtaacAGAACTTGCATAACTTTTTGTATGGCTTCTGAAATTAAATTAGCTTCTGTTCTCCATTACCATTCATTTAAAACTCAGATTGTTATGGCATGTAGAGGACTCTCTAAATATTTTGGCAGGAGGGGTAAAAACGTTTGACCTAGAGTAGGGGATGTCCAAGCTGTTTCTGCAgagggccacttcatcagaaatgtatgtgtacgTGGGCCGcattcatttttcactgagaaaatatggccttttagctttataatgtgTATTAATAGAGGGTTAGTTTAGCGATCAtgtggctctgccacaccgacacaccaaggCAGGCTCTGCCATGCTGACACCCCAACACACccctggacaggctctgccacagtgtCACCCTCATTGGGATGGCTTAAGCTacacaaagcattaaaaatgttttctacaacactccttttgtttgtgtgtttgtccccctgtgtattgatgccccagctaGGCCCCCCCCTTTAGAATTGCAAGTCGGCCACTTCAAAATCCTTAAGCGGTCGGTGCAGTTGACCATACAACTGCCTCAATGGCATCTGTGCGCCGGCCCCCAGAACGGCAGGCCCACTGAGAAATCTCCCGGTTTCCCATGGACCTCAAAGTCCGGCGGGCCAAATTTGGCTCGTTGGATGCCCTTGACCTAGAGATTAATCTTCTAATGCAGCTATGACAGAATATACAAAACTAATATATGTCACATACTCTGCTTAGCCCCTTATCAGCCAATCATGTGCCTGGCTCTTCATGCCATTAAGAAAGCCTTATAAGCTTGAGTGGGGTCACTGAAATGCCTCAGTAGCAATACTGAAAACCGTGCCTAATGCACGGTGGCAGCtcccttttaaaaataacaaaaatgaagttCCAAGTGGGTCGCTCTAGGCCATCCTGACATCTCTgagctccccttgcaggttgaatacaggtactgcattccaACAATAGTCAgtagagcccagctttctaatcataatgtgattaaaaaaaatgcagtgatgtcaccagcaGGGGAACAATTCAgttccaacaacaaaaaaaatcatttttatgagCGTGCTAATATTAGTGCTGTATTTTGCCTGTTTAggctagattaaaaaaatgcatggtttgatgggataaatagAATTGGCTTAGCCCCCAAACATCCcagcaaacctatgcatgggtggtaccCCTGTaattgggagatgttgctgaaaacatTGGGGTGTTAGTGACACATAATACAATAGTGGTAAATTCATGCCTAAAGTACAGTGTGGGGGTGGGGACACAAGATGACTCCCACAAACTACGACAAAGGCTGGtaatagaattagtgcatggaaaaagtGTGTAGTTCTCAAAAAAAGGCTtcatgggggtaaattgaattggcctgcTCCAAAGATGTCCCAAGAAGGACAGCAGGAAGACAGGATGACCAGagtataaaaatctaaattcaaacatgtacttctcccaaatgtggccttttagccccccaacttgacaaacccatgcatgggttttatcactgtactcagggaATTTTGgcgaacacatattgggttatttgacagtgacatataccaagagctttaaattcatacctgaagtacaatgtgtttaataaaacaaatgactAAGGCTGGTGGCAGAATTGGGGTAAGGAGGAAGTTAAAACACCAGAATATagaataccttggggtgtctacaaacatatatggtttgatcagTGTAAATAGCCTCCATATAACCTGACCAGCccatgctgaacacatattggggtgtttgacagtgccatctaccaggagctgtacaatcaaaataattgtatctaaagaaaacccttcttgACCTGACCCCCCcctaatatataacatacatgaTTACTGCAAATAAAagggaagaaaattacagctaaccaCAAGCAccatagaaatgttaaaaagcccttttcattttacaaaaaaaaaacagccggacccctaaggggttaatgaaattGGGCTAGAAGGACTTGGAGTATATAACACAAGGTGCAATGTTTGCAAACAAGCATAAAACCATGACATGAAACTAAATTATCAACTGAAGTGAAACAGgcaaaccaaccagagaagagCTATATGTCCAGTCAAAGCGACTGTAATTCTAGACCCCC
The DNA window shown above is from Spea bombifrons isolate aSpeBom1 chromosome 1, aSpeBom1.2.pri, whole genome shotgun sequence and carries:
- the NMRK2 gene encoding nicotinamide riboside kinase 2, whose protein sequence is MRRIIIGIGGVTNGGKTTLTKRLINTLPNCCVVHQDDFFKPPDQIEVGEDGFKQWDVITSLDMEAMVNTVNAWAENPVKFARSHGVKVSNDQQGEDVIHTLILEGFLLFNHKLLADMCTKRYYLTIPYEECKRRRGGRNYTVPDPPGLFDGHVWPMYLKHRSQMENNGVNVVSIDGLLPKDEVFNQVYTDIQSKILNIS